The Methanocaldococcus sp. genome has a segment encoding these proteins:
- a CDS encoding tetratricopeptide repeat protein: MNSQSSKHKMTVGDYVTKGGLVYEKRGELKSALKCYLSALKMNPNHKFAVYRAGVIYYKLGDYKSAVCYLEKAIKLNPNQMDAYSYLWNSYGKLGDYKKALEIINKALKINPNYKEAKTMKDKIIYVLNNSCLEKGLEYFKNKKYDDAISKFKEYLSIMPESGRCYYYLGECYFELKKYSDAILNYKRCINLCPNTYHNNILKKIGVCYFKLNDFKNAIQYLSSINNLDVESRYYLGLSYLNLGNEEKAESFFNSLISIIPPNLRGIIGNYCYDIGKRYYTLKKYDKALKYLNKSTELNPKAIGFWYLKGEVYYALGKYTDAKRCFNIVLEKDRNNVGAINYINKINNELYKINYSKTENTYNKSNNNKYNYKPCSKTSKTIVKSVKNNNISNTMPFKKTPLSGYSNKHGQNVEKSVKNAHFIKLHKNEDYEFIINKKLGNSIINTIKMYLSKIGLADKHYTEIIDLEKKIKEYYDKGDINSIINTYESIIKLVPNNDEMYKLYKAKYNYFVGIRNLINKQYIDALRNIETATKNFSELNLIDCMLISIKSQIIVMRYLDESKIPDYIEKIRLQYKLDSIQNIKKYEPYYSIGIEYYKYKSKLYRKSREFYLASVYSEEERKLAEEAYNKFKKDYFKQAMLSTTKLYWNNLAKYNESLKLYVNAYECYIKAGDIAKEMGYTKEAYEEYTKAYKCLALAHFRDKNKFIEYVDKAIEYAKMSKDSDVINYIYGFKYETLAANIHSDSLEESIDNLKKAYEYYKKSSDDYSSAVVKVKYHYLNATKLKWTKQKYEEALNEINKALQLYKESSIKKQLLLKRILSDKPLYEFYVMVKNGDIYNSVNKLQEYLNTFTEKGKESKKYKFFNILYKGIKLLMEDNYSYETISKIDELKKEAKENNLYNLYRILNTISSNIILRLDGIKDSIIEKQQMYVIISRIIKDEVSSTSLSSPDLIYSRDDVDVYDDIGESCEYYDYLNNLPPMFIGKLKKYEAEIKELKKHKNMSNLVSLIIKEYYTILEEYLKIVVEFNAKVLWGNNWKNNLKSSKYKNGNISKMSLQDLINSLRILMKKKFTLY, translated from the coding sequence ATGAATAGTCAAAGTTCAAAACATAAAATGACTGTGGGGGATTATGTTACAAAAGGAGGCCTTGTGTATGAAAAAAGAGGAGAATTAAAAAGTGCATTAAAGTGTTATTTATCTGCGTTAAAGATGAATCCGAATCATAAATTTGCAGTGTATCGTGCTGGGGTAATATATTATAAACTTGGAGATTATAAATCTGCTGTATGTTATTTAGAAAAAGCAATAAAATTAAATCCTAATCAAATGGACGCTTATAGTTATTTGTGGAATAGTTATGGTAAATTAGGAGACTATAAAAAGGCATTAGAAATAATAAACAAAGCTTTAAAAATTAATCCAAATTATAAAGAAGCTAAAACAATGAAAGATAAAATTATATATGTATTGAATAATTCATGTCTTGAAAAAGGATTGGAATATTTTAAAAATAAAAAATATGATGATGCTATATCTAAATTTAAAGAATATTTGTCAATTATGCCAGAGAGTGGTAGATGCTATTATTACCTTGGAGAATGCTATTTTGAATTAAAAAAATATTCTGATGCTATACTAAATTACAAAAGGTGTATTAATTTATGTCCTAACACATATCATAACAATATTTTGAAAAAAATAGGAGTATGTTATTTTAAATTAAATGATTTTAAAAATGCAATACAATATTTGAGTTCTATAAATAATCTTGATGTTGAGTCTAGATATTACTTAGGACTTAGCTATTTAAATTTAGGTAATGAAGAAAAAGCTGAATCATTCTTTAATAGTTTGATTTCTATAATTCCTCCAAATTTAAGGGGTATTATTGGAAATTATTGCTACGATATTGGAAAGAGATACTATACTTTAAAAAAATATGATAAAGCATTGAAGTATTTAAATAAAAGCACTGAATTAAATCCTAAGGCTATTGGTTTTTGGTATTTGAAAGGTGAAGTTTATTACGCATTGGGAAAATACACTGACGCTAAAAGGTGCTTTAATATAGTTTTAGAAAAAGATAGAAATAATGTTGGTGCAATTAACTACATTAATAAAATAAATAATGAGCTCTACAAAATAAATTATTCAAAAACAGAGAATACTTACAATAAATCAAACAACAATAAATATAATTATAAACCTTGCTCTAAAACTTCTAAAACTATCGTAAAAAGTGTAAAAAATAATAATATATCTAATACTATGCCATTTAAGAAAACACCATTAAGTGGGTATTCTAACAAACATGGACAAAATGTAGAAAAAAGTGTAAAAAATGCTCATTTTATAAAACTACACAAAAATGAAGATTATGAGTTTATAATAAATAAAAAATTAGGAAATTCAATAATAAATACTATAAAAATGTATTTATCTAAAATTGGATTGGCTGATAAACATTATACTGAAATTATAGATTTAGAGAAAAAAATAAAGGAATACTATGACAAAGGAGACATTAACTCTATAATTAATACATATGAAAGTATTATTAAGTTAGTGCCAAACAATGATGAGATGTACAAACTATACAAAGCAAAATATAATTATTTTGTAGGAATTCGGAACTTAATAAATAAACAATATATCGACGCTTTACGCAACATTGAAACGGCTACTAAAAATTTTTCGGAATTAAACCTAATTGACTGTATGCTTATATCCATAAAGAGTCAAATTATCGTAATGCGATATTTAGATGAGAGTAAAATCCCTGATTATATAGAAAAAATAAGATTACAATATAAACTCGATAGTATTCAAAACATTAAAAAGTATGAACCATATTATAGTATTGGAATAGAGTATTATAAGTATAAATCGAAACTATATAGAAAAAGTCGTGAATTTTATTTAGCTAGTGTATATTCAGAAGAAGAAAGAAAATTAGCAGAGGAAGCATACAATAAATTTAAAAAAGACTATTTTAAACAGGCAATGCTTTCTACCACAAAATTGTATTGGAACAATTTAGCAAAATATAATGAATCTCTTAAATTATATGTCAATGCTTATGAATGTTATATCAAGGCAGGAGATATAGCAAAAGAGATGGGTTATACAAAAGAAGCTTATGAGGAATATACAAAGGCATATAAATGTTTAGCTTTAGCTCATTTTAGAGATAAAAATAAATTTATTGAATATGTGGATAAAGCCATTGAATATGCTAAAATGTCAAAGGATAGTGATGTAATTAATTATATATATGGATTTAAATATGAAACTTTGGCAGCAAATATTCACAGCGATTCATTAGAAGAATCTATTGATAATTTAAAGAAAGCCTATGAGTATTATAAAAAATCTTCTGATGATTATAGTTCTGCAGTAGTTAAAGTAAAATATCACTATTTAAACGCAACAAAATTAAAATGGACAAAACAAAAATATGAAGAAGCGTTAAATGAAATAAACAAAGCACTACAATTATATAAAGAATCCTCCATTAAAAAACAATTACTACTTAAAAGAATATTGTCCGATAAACCTCTTTATGAATTTTATGTAATGGTAAAAAATGGAGATATTTACAATTCTGTTAATAAATTGCAAGAATATTTAAATACTTTCACTGAGAAAGGAAAAGAATCTAAAAAATACAAATTCTTTAATATTTTATATAAAGGAATAAAATTACTTATGGAGGATAATTATAGTTATGAGACAATATCCAAAATTGATGAATTAAAAAAAGAGGCAAAAGAAAATAATTTGTACAATTTATATAGAATATTAAATACAATTAGCTCAAACATTATACTGCGTTTAGATGGTATTAAAGACTCAATAATTGAGAAACAACAAATGTATGTAATTATATCTCGAATAATTAAAGATGAAGTTAGCAGCACTTCATTATCCTCTCCTGATTTAATATATTCAAGGGATGATGTGGATGTATATGATGATATAGGTGAAAGTTGTGAGTATTATGACTATCTGAATAATTTGCCACCTATGTTTATAGGAAAGTTAAAGAAATATGAAGCTGAAATAAAAGAGCTAAAAAAACACAAAAATATGTCAAATCTTGTTAGTTTAATAATAAAAGAATATTACACTATATTAGAAGAATACTTAAAAATAGTTGTAGAATTCAATGCAAAGGTATTGTGGGGAAATAATTGGAAAAATAACTTAAAATCCTCGAAATATAAAAATGGCAATATTTCAAAAATGAGTTTGCAAGATTTAATTAATTCATTAAGAATTTTAATGAAAAAAAAATTCACCTTATATTAA
- a CDS encoding AAA family ATPase — protein MAVISIANQKGGVGKTTIALNLSYTLAENGYDTLVIDLDPQFNLSFGILGMKLLDYTDKNIGTLLSKNSVKKKEIEESIVKINDRLDLIPSHLQLSAVEKMLVNAYATVEKAEREGMPVFKFESNNPASIEFLKLAKW, from the coding sequence ATGGCTGTAATTTCAATTGCCAATCAAAAAGGTGGCGTGGGAAAAACCACAATAGCATTAAACCTATCATATACTCTTGCAGAAAATGGATATGATACTTTAGTAATAGATTTAGACCCACAATTTAACTTATCCTTTGGAATTTTAGGAATGAAATTATTAGATTACACTGATAAAAATATTGGAACACTGTTATCAAAAAACTCTGTCAAGAAAAAAGAGATAGAAGAATCTATTGTAAAAATTAACGATAGATTGGATTTAATTCCCTCTCACTTACAACTCTCTGCTGTAGAAAAAATGTTAGTTAATGCCTATGCTACTGTTGAAAAAGCAGAGCGTGAAGGAATGCCAGTATTTAAATTTGAGTCTAACAATCCTGCTAGTATTGAATTCTTAAAACTTGCTAAATGGTGA